In Eubalaena glacialis isolate mEubGla1 chromosome 12, mEubGla1.1.hap2.+ XY, whole genome shotgun sequence, a single window of DNA contains:
- the LOC133102569 gene encoding H/ACA ribonucleoprotein complex subunit 3-like, which translates to MFFQYYLKEQGDRVYTVKKLDPMGQQTCSTHPVHFSPDDKYSQHQITINKRFKVLMTQQPRPIL; encoded by the coding sequence ATGTTTTTCCAGTATTACCTCAAAGAGCAGGGGGACCGGGTCTATACGGTGAAGAAACTTGACCCTATGGGACAACAGACCTGCTCCACCCATCCCGTTCACTTCTCCCCAGATGACAAATATTCTCAACACCAAATCACCATCAATAAACGCTTCAAGGTGCTCATGACCCAGCAACCGCGCCCCATTCTCTGA